The following proteins are encoded in a genomic region of Acidobacteriota bacterium:
- a CDS encoding class I SAM-dependent methyltransferase: MGPEYFADQIITAKQLLPFTEGMSALDIGAGLGKGMISLEKAGFDTYGFEPSEPFYARAIDKMGLDRSKLRYGMIEEMEYDEERFDFITFGAVLEHLYHPAESIELALRWLKPNGVVHIEVPYSNHLISRITNLVYKLKGTSFVTNTSPMHSPFHLYEFGLKSFEELGKKTSIYCREKPA; this comes from the coding sequence ATGGGGCCCGAATATTTTGCAGATCAGATAATTACGGCAAAACAATTGCTTCCGTTTACCGAGGGGATGTCGGCGTTGGATATAGGTGCCGGGTTGGGGAAAGGCATGATATCACTCGAGAAGGCGGGATTTGACACCTACGGTTTTGAGCCGTCGGAGCCATTTTATGCGCGGGCGATAGACAAAATGGGATTGGATCGGTCCAAGCTACGATACGGGATGATCGAGGAAATGGAATACGATGAAGAACGTTTTGATTTCATAACGTTTGGTGCGGTTCTCGAACATTTATATCACCCCGCCGAGAGCATTGAACTCGCACTGCGGTGGTTGAAGCCAAATGGGGTCGTCCATATAGAGGTTCCTTACTCCAATCACCTCATCTCACGAATCACAAATCTTGTGTACAAACTGAAAGGTACTAGTTTTGTAACTAATACCAGCCCAATGCATTCTCCTTTTCATTTGTATGAGTTTGGCTTAAAATCATTTGAAGAACTGGGAAAAAAAACTAGTATTTACTGTCGAGAGAAGCCAGCATGA